From the genome of Geoglobus ahangari, one region includes:
- a CDS encoding uracil-xanthine permease family protein gives MNGVRVGVEDKLPYSRAVVLGFQHVLAMFGATITVPLVVGNAIGLSQKDIALLIQVVLLAMGIATILQTTIGSRYPIVQGSSFAFIPGLISIGSSSGLAAVEGALIAGGIVEAVFGGFGIVGKLKKLFSPVVTGVTIMLIGFSLAHVAVKYTFNFFADPSGASIPKAVLIALVTFAVTVAVALKSKGALRAMPVIVGAVVGYVVSIALGMADFTLVSELPAFNVPRPLPWGMPTFEAYAIITLLFAFMVSIIESVGDYHAISAISEAPITNRHINRGIMSEGIACSIAGIFGACGTTSYSENIGLVALTKVASRQVVQIGGLILIAISMFPKFSGILASIPQPVLGGLTIALYGMISVTGLRLIKDKVELNDRNMLIIASALIVGLGAPQLPQEFLAHFPKIVASILESGMAVGALTAIVLDQILR, from the coding sequence TCTCGCGATGTTTGGGGCGACGATCACGGTTCCTCTTGTCGTCGGAAACGCGATAGGGCTCAGCCAGAAGGACATCGCCCTTCTGATTCAGGTTGTGCTTCTGGCTATGGGCATAGCGACCATACTCCAGACGACGATAGGCTCGAGGTATCCTATAGTTCAGGGGTCGAGCTTCGCTTTCATCCCGGGCCTCATAAGCATCGGCAGCTCGAGTGGCCTTGCGGCTGTTGAGGGAGCTCTGATTGCAGGAGGAATTGTGGAGGCAGTATTCGGTGGCTTCGGCATAGTGGGCAAGCTCAAGAAGCTGTTCTCTCCGGTCGTCACCGGAGTGACGATAATGCTCATAGGCTTCTCCCTCGCCCACGTTGCTGTGAAGTACACATTCAACTTCTTCGCCGACCCCAGTGGAGCGAGCATACCAAAGGCCGTTCTGATAGCGCTGGTAACCTTCGCCGTGACCGTTGCAGTGGCGCTGAAGTCCAAGGGTGCTCTGAGAGCGATGCCCGTGATAGTGGGAGCGGTTGTGGGTTACGTGGTCAGCATAGCTCTCGGGATGGCCGACTTTACACTCGTCAGTGAGCTTCCAGCCTTCAACGTTCCGAGGCCCCTTCCATGGGGGATGCCGACCTTCGAGGCCTACGCCATAATAACGCTCCTCTTCGCGTTTATGGTCAGCATAATCGAGAGCGTTGGGGACTACCACGCGATCTCTGCCATATCAGAGGCTCCGATTACGAACAGGCACATCAACAGGGGAATAATGAGTGAGGGGATAGCGTGCTCAATCGCCGGAATATTCGGAGCATGCGGAACGACGAGCTACTCTGAGAACATAGGGCTGGTGGCGCTGACGAAGGTGGCAAGCAGGCAGGTGGTGCAGATCGGCGGGCTGATACTCATCGCGATCTCGATGTTTCCCAAGTTCTCAGGAATTCTCGCCTCCATTCCCCAGCCCGTTCTCGGAGGACTGACAATCGCGCTCTACGGTATGATCAGCGTCACCGGGCTCAGGCTTATAAAGGACAAGGTCGAACTCAATGACAGGAACATGCTGATAATTGCCAGCGCGCTGATAGTCGGACTTGGAGCGCCCCAGCTCCCACAGGAGTTCCTCGCGCACTTCCCGAAGATAGTGGCGAGCATACTCGAGTCCGGAATGGCCGTTGGAGCCCTAACGGCGATAGTTCTTGATCAGATACTGAGGTGA
- the upp gene encoding uracil phosphoribosyltransferase, producing the protein MIKDERWEGVYTMEDSPYLMEVLTELRDRETDSIGFRKGLVKLGRFMGYEIIKTMEFEKRRIETPLEETDGIVVVDRRNVVIITVLRAAVPLMEGLVKVFEHARIGIVSAVRGKAPEFRVEMNYIKIPQIREEDTVIIADPMIATGSTLIEVLREVKRYGSPKRIIVLGVLAAPEGISRIKKEFPEVEIFVTKVDRELNEDGYILPGLGDAGDRTFGSPLKLSTLPQLHSFD; encoded by the coding sequence ATGATTAAGGATGAGAGGTGGGAAGGAGTTTACACGATGGAGGACTCTCCGTACCTCATGGAGGTTCTGACCGAGCTGAGAGACAGAGAAACAGACTCCATAGGGTTCAGAAAAGGGCTCGTGAAGCTGGGCAGGTTCATGGGCTACGAGATCATAAAGACCATGGAGTTCGAGAAGAGGAGGATCGAAACACCTCTGGAAGAGACCGACGGGATAGTTGTGGTGGATAGAAGAAACGTGGTCATAATAACGGTTCTCAGGGCTGCCGTTCCCCTTATGGAGGGGCTCGTCAAGGTGTTCGAGCACGCGAGGATCGGGATAGTCTCCGCCGTCAGGGGGAAGGCCCCTGAGTTCAGGGTGGAGATGAACTACATCAAGATCCCCCAGATAAGGGAAGAGGACACGGTCATAATAGCAGACCCGATGATAGCAACAGGCTCCACCCTAATAGAGGTGCTCAGGGAGGTCAAGAGGTACGGAAGCCCCAAGAGGATAATCGTGCTCGGAGTTCTCGCCGCACCTGAGGGAATAAGCAGGATAAAGAAGGAGTTCCCCGAGGTGGAGATCTTCGTTACCAAGGTCGACAGAGAGCTGAACGAGGACGGCTACATCCTCCCCGGGCTTGGAGATGCCGGAGACAGAACATTCGGGTCTCCACTGAAGCTCTCAACTCTCCCGCAGCTCCACAGCTTCGACTGA